GATGCTTGCCATGTTCTTCCTCCAGAACCCGGCTTCATAGCCGGAAGTACGTCAAGTAGAGCTTTTTCCCGGGCAGTTGGCCGACCGCCTCGGAGTCGATCACGACGTCGCGAGATCAGAGTTGCCCACCGAATCCCCGGCGAACCAGCCCGGAAGCGACCATTCCCCCTGAAGCGTGAGGACAAGTTGATAAACCCCTTTCACGACCTTGAGCATCAGGTCAGGGTGATTCGGGCAGACCCATCCCAAGCGCCGCAAGAGGGGAAGCGTTCCGGCGCTTTTCCGGCCAACCCACCCCGCTCGGCGAGTCGCCCTGGAATACGCTTCCCTTTCTCGAACAGGTGTACGAAAATAGAGTCATGGCCACCACAGACCGGCAGGCCACGACGCTGGCCCTCGCCCACGCCCTGTCAGCCGCCGAACGCGGCCTGGCCGTCATCCCCCTGTCCCGTTCGAAACTCCCGGCCCTGCGCTCCCCGCACCGCGACGACCCCGAGGCCCCGCCCTGCCACGGCGAGTGCGGCCGCTTCGGCCACGGGGTCTACGACGCCGCCACCGACCCGAACCGCATCCGCGAACTGTTCGCCGCGGCCCCCTGGGCGACGGGCTACGGCATCGCCTGCGGCCTCCCGCCCCACCACCTGATCGGCATCGACCTCGACACGAAATCGGACACGGACTCCTCGGCGGCCCTGCGCGAGCTGGCCCTGCGCCACCTGTTCACGATCCCCGCCACGGTCGTCGTCCTGACCCCCAGCGGCGGCCGCCACCTCTGGCTGAGCGGCCCACCCGACGTCGTCGTGCCCAACTCGGCCGGCCGCCTGGCCCCCGGCATCGACATCCGGGGCGCCGGCGGCTACCTCGTAGGCCCCGGCTCCCGCACCGACCACGGCGTGTACGCGACGGCCCCCGGTACGGCCCATCTGGCCCCCGCCGCCTGCCCGCCCGCCCTGCTGCGCCTCCTGCTGCCCCCGCCCCGCACCCACCACCCCACGCCCCCGTCGGCGGGCGACCACGGTCAGGGCCTGGTCCAGTTCGTCCTCGCCGCGCACGAGGGACAGCGCAACACCCGCCTGTTCTGGGCGGCCTGCCGTGCCTACGAGGACGGCATCGGCCCCGCCCTCGTCGATCCCCTGGTCGACGCGGCCCTCAACACCGGCCTCACCGAACGCGAGGCCCGCGCGACGATCGCGTCGGCGGCACGCATGACGGGGCACCGGCCGTAAGGCATGTACGAACCGGCGTCGGCCATGAAATTCACGGGAGCTCGATGCACCACCGCCCTAGAGTGCCGACCATGTCACTGGCCCGCCTCGTCCTGACCTCCGGCCGCAGCATCGACCTCTCCGACCTGCGGCTCTCCTCGACGTACGGCGGAATGCTGGAGGGTTATCCCTGCAAGCCGGTCAACGAGATGAAGATCAAAGGCCTGTTGCAGTCGGCGGAGCGGGATTTCCCGAGGACGCCGGTCCACCTGGTCCCGCCCCCGCGGGAGTACCCGGACCAGTACGCGGGTGCCTTCGGCCCGGTGGAGGTGCTCCCGCCGGTGGCGTGCGTGGGCCACTTCCGCTCCGACGCCATGAACCCGGCCCACGATCCGATCCTGTACCGGTCGGACCTCACGGTCATCTGGTTCCAGCCCACCACGCAGGTGCCATCGGGCTGCGACGCGGAGCCCGGGCTGCGCGACGTGGCGTGGGACGAACTGGCCCAGGACTACGAGCTGTAGCCGAACCGCTTGCCGCGGCCCGGGAAGGCGTACGGGGCACGGGGATCGGCCGTATCCCTCGGCCCGCCTCACCGCGGGTGGCTACCCGGCGATGCAAGTACCTTTGGCCACCGGACGAAGGAAAGTCGTGAAGTACGCAGTTGTGGAGCAGCGGGGGCAAGGCACCTACTGGCACGACCCCAGCCCCTATGTCGCCAAGCTGTCCGAGATTCTTCCGAAGCTGCCTCCCGGGGCAAGGTCCTTTGCTTCGCATCCCGAGCACTACGACTTCTCGGCACCGCGCTGTGTGAAGGACCTGAGGCCCCAGGAACTGCCCTCAGCTGCTGATGACCTGGGGCACTACGAGCTTCGGTTCGCCTGGTCAGGGTGCGAGAGCGATGTACTCACCATCCGCTACAAGGGCGTCAGCAGCGTTCACATCACGTCTGACGACGGTGGCCCTGTCGAGCTGTCGGACTACAACAGCGTGCGCCTGGACGAAGTCCTGCCGCACGAGGCCGGATGCAGCCACGAGCTGAGGCTGACGACGGGGACCGTGCGGGTCGAGTGCGCAGACCTCACAGCGAGCTGGGCGCCGATCAGCAGCTAGCGAAGCGTGACCCTCCCGTGCCCGATCGAGCGGGCGCCCCGGGAACAACGGTCACCCACAGGCAGAGACCAAGGAACAGCCCCCGACCGATTTACCTGGCCAGGGGCCGTTCACCTGCGGTGGGTGTGGGATTTGAACCCACGGTGACATCGCTGCCACGACGGTTTTCAAGACCGTTCCCTTAGGCCACTCGGGCAACCCACCCCGCGCCACCGGTGATCGGTGGCGCGGGGACCAGAGTAACCGGTGAGCACGCGCGCGCGTGGGTCAGCTGTCGCCCTCGCGGGAACCCAGGGTGAGATCCACGGTGTTGGTCTTGCCACCGCGTTCGTAGGTGATCTTGACCTTGTCGCCGGGCTGGTGGGTCCAGATCTCGCCGATGAGGGTGGGGCCGGAGTCGATGACCCGGTCGTCGAGCTTGGTGATGACGTCGCCGGGCTTGAGGCCCGCCTTGGCCGCCGGGCCGCCCGCCTCGACCGCGTCGGAGCCGCTGGCGCCCTGCTCCGTGATCTTCGCGCCGCCCGTGGAGTCCTCCAGGGAGACCGAGGCGCCGATCTTGGCGTACACCGGCTTGCCGGTCTTGATCAGCTGCTGGGCCACGTACTTGGCCTGGTTGATCGGGATGGCGAAGCCGAGGCCGATCGAGCCGGACTGGCTGGTGCCGCCCAGGCCGCCGTTGCTGCTGGACTGGATCGCGGAGTTGATGCCGATCACATTGCCCTGGGCGTCCAGGAGGGGGCCGCCCGAGTTGCCCGGGTTGATCGAGGCGTCCGTCTGCAGGGCGCTCATGTACGACGCGTTCGAACCGCTGCCGTCGCTCGACGCGACCGGGCGGTTCTTGGCGCTGATGATGCCCGTCGTGACCGTGTTGGAGAGGCCGAAGGGGGCGCCGATGGCGATCGTCGAGTCGCCCACCGCCACCTTGTCCGAGTTGCCCAGCGTCAGCGGCTTCAGGTCGCTCGGCGCGTTCTTGAGCTTGATCACCGCCACGTCGTAGCCCTGCGCGTGGCCCACGACCTCGGCGTCGTACTTCTTGCCGCTCGGGAAGGTCGCGGTCAGCTTGCCGCCGTCCACCGCGTCCGCCACGACGTGGTTGTTGGTGACGATGTGGCCCTCGGTGTCGAAGACGAAGCCGGTGCCGGTGCCGCCCTCGCCGCTGCTGGACTCGGCCTGGATGGTGACCGTGCTCGGCAGGGCCATGGCGGCCACGCCCGCGACCGTGCCGGCGTCACGCTTGACGGAGCCGCCGCTGTCGGAGGCCGAGA
Above is a window of Streptomyces sp. NBC_00490 DNA encoding:
- a CDS encoding bifunctional DNA primase/polymerase, which translates into the protein MATTDRQATTLALAHALSAAERGLAVIPLSRSKLPALRSPHRDDPEAPPCHGECGRFGHGVYDAATDPNRIRELFAAAPWATGYGIACGLPPHHLIGIDLDTKSDTDSSAALRELALRHLFTIPATVVVLTPSGGRHLWLSGPPDVVVPNSAGRLAPGIDIRGAGGYLVGPGSRTDHGVYATAPGTAHLAPAACPPALLRLLLPPPRTHHPTPPSAGDHGQGLVQFVLAAHEGQRNTRLFWAACRAYEDGIGPALVDPLVDAALNTGLTEREARATIASAARMTGHRP
- a CDS encoding S1C family serine protease, with the translated sequence MSTENEGTAVPPAPSAPPVPVDSPAASPQATAPGSGAPTTQFPTTPPHAPGAPEQELVHAGQAPAYASASAGGPQGGAAPGRAPDGSWPPPPPATPTYADSGSGGAGAGAGGWGASYQQPAPKSRRGGLMAAVLIAALVAGGLGGGLGYTLAKNDDNGSSTTVSASDSGGSVKRDAGTVAGVAAMALPSTVTIQAESSSGEGGTGTGFVFDTEGHIVTNNHVVADAVDGGKLTATFPSGKKYDAEVVGHAQGYDVAVIKLKNAPSDLKPLTLGNSDKVAVGDSTIAIGAPFGLSNTVTTGIISAKNRPVASSDGSGSNASYMSALQTDASINPGNSGGPLLDAQGNVIGINSAIQSSSNGGLGGTSQSGSIGLGFAIPINQAKYVAQQLIKTGKPVYAKIGASVSLEDSTGGAKITEQGASGSDAVEAGGPAAKAGLKPGDVITKLDDRVIDSGPTLIGEIWTHQPGDKVKITYERGGKTNTVDLTLGSREGDS